Proteins encoded by one window of Geoalkalibacter sp.:
- the ligA gene encoding NAD-dependent DNA ligase LigA — protein MNRSDAQIRHQQLRERIEHHNYLYYVLDRPEISDADYDLLMRELLALEAEFPDLVTVDSPSQRVGAKPLDKFAPVPHAVPMLSLENALGENEWREFDARARRFLATEEELDYVCELKLDGVAVELVYRRGLLETGSTRGDGLVGENITENLKTLPTVPLRLRAPHPELLEVRGEVYMDLSDFRAFNREREEEGEATFANPRNAAAGSLRQLDPRTTARRPLKLFCYGVGRIEGVDEDPATHFALLERLAGWGLRVNLQETRVLRGAAAVWQHYARLLERRDTIPYEIDGLVAKVNSRALQEELGTKSRSPRWAVALKFPPRQAQTQIEDILPQVGRTGAITPVAQLRPVEVSGVTVSRASLHNWDEIARLDVRIGDLVVVERAGDVIPDVVRVLTEHRTGSERPLPPPSACPACGAPAARLADEVVYRCQNLNCPAKLKESIRHFAARGAMDIEGLGERTIDQLLDKKLIGNVADLYALDKSKLLQCERMGDKSAENLLAAIAASRNRPLSQFIHALGLRHVGEHVSKLLARRFGNLQALAQASREELLAIHEIGPQVAESVRAFFSDPHNLKTLERLREYGVAPEEQTGPHSEAFKGKTFVFTGTLTRMTRQQAEAMVEQRGGRAAGSVSRKTSYVVAGEEAGSKLDKARELGVTVLSEDDFLRMMEEP, from the coding sequence CCCCTGGACAAATTCGCTCCCGTTCCCCATGCCGTGCCCATGCTGTCCCTGGAGAACGCCCTGGGCGAAAATGAATGGCGGGAGTTCGACGCGCGCGCTCGGCGCTTCCTCGCCACCGAGGAAGAGTTGGACTACGTCTGCGAGTTGAAACTGGACGGGGTGGCGGTGGAGCTGGTGTACCGCCGGGGACTGCTGGAAACGGGCAGTACGCGCGGTGACGGCCTGGTCGGGGAAAACATCACGGAAAATCTCAAAACCCTGCCCACCGTCCCCCTGCGCCTGCGCGCGCCCCACCCGGAACTTCTCGAAGTGCGCGGAGAGGTCTACATGGATCTGAGCGATTTTCGCGCCTTTAACCGCGAACGGGAGGAAGAAGGCGAGGCAACCTTCGCCAACCCGCGCAACGCCGCTGCGGGCAGCCTGCGTCAGCTCGACCCGCGCACCACGGCGCGGCGCCCCTTGAAACTCTTCTGTTACGGCGTCGGCCGCATCGAGGGCGTGGACGAGGACCCGGCCACCCATTTCGCCCTTCTGGAGAGGCTGGCGGGCTGGGGACTGCGGGTGAATCTCCAGGAAACCCGCGTGCTGCGCGGCGCGGCTGCCGTCTGGCAACACTACGCGCGCCTGCTGGAGCGTCGCGATACCATCCCGTATGAAATCGACGGCCTGGTGGCCAAGGTCAACAGCCGTGCCCTGCAGGAAGAGCTGGGCACCAAGTCGCGCTCGCCGCGCTGGGCGGTGGCGCTGAAATTTCCGCCGCGCCAGGCCCAGACCCAGATCGAGGACATCCTGCCGCAGGTCGGCCGCACCGGCGCCATCACCCCCGTCGCCCAACTGCGGCCCGTCGAAGTGAGCGGCGTGACCGTGTCGCGCGCCAGTCTGCACAATTGGGATGAAATCGCGCGGCTGGATGTGCGCATCGGCGATCTGGTGGTGGTGGAACGCGCCGGCGACGTCATTCCCGATGTGGTGCGCGTCCTTACCGAACATCGGACCGGCAGTGAACGCCCCCTGCCGCCCCCCTCGGCTTGTCCGGCCTGCGGCGCGCCGGCCGCGCGTCTTGCCGATGAAGTGGTCTATCGCTGCCAAAACCTCAACTGCCCGGCCAAACTCAAAGAATCCATCCGTCACTTCGCCGCGCGTGGGGCCATGGATATCGAGGGCCTGGGGGAGCGCACCATCGATCAGCTGCTGGATAAAAAACTCATCGGTAATGTCGCCGATCTCTACGCCCTGGACAAATCGAAGCTGCTCCAGTGTGAACGCATGGGCGACAAATCGGCCGAGAACCTGCTCGCGGCAATCGCGGCCAGCCGCAATCGGCCCTTATCTCAGTTCATCCACGCCCTGGGCCTGCGCCATGTCGGCGAACATGTGAGCAAACTTTTGGCGCGTCGTTTCGGCAACCTGCAGGCTCTGGCCCAAGCCTCCCGGGAGGAACTGCTCGCCATCCATGAAATCGGTCCGCAGGTAGCCGAAAGCGTTCGCGCCTTCTTCAGCGATCCGCATAATCTCAAGACGCTTGAGCGCTTGCGCGAATACGGCGTGGCCCCCGAAGAGCAAACCGGCCCGCACAGCGAGGCCTTTAAGGGCAAAACCTTTGTCTTCACCGGCACCCTCACCCGCATGACGCGCCAACAGGCCGAGGCGATGGTTGAGCAGCGCGGCGGCCGCGCCGCCGGTTCGGTGAGCCGCAAGACCTCCTATGTGGTGGCCGGCGAGGAAGCCGGCAGCAAGCTCGACAAGGCCCGGGAACTCGGCGTGACCGTGCTCAGCGAGGACGATTTTTTACGGATGATGGAGGAGCCATGA